Proteins from a single region of Azospira inquinata:
- a CDS encoding O-antigen ligase family protein, with the protein MQGIRRYWLFVLLATLLFVWSIGNTVALRNLLIGLILLGLLPLAKASLGYFREIKAGAPWGWFLAVTAWLVLQALFISPETNWALTNIRGQWIKAALCLFLGYGVVFWGKEKGFSRGTLCLVVAGALGVECLAHALDSLWLWWQQGVPPLSVSRVTGSKERISYVNNLFFSILAAEVVARLNGTPRLLPVSRKWVVFGLVVVYFNSWVIGARNGEIGALALTVSAAFLVLIAQRHRLGTKRLGAVLAGLLVFLSALGYLGYKSDGRWNTLWEQAQIGWQTDTYRFWLNAQKYPRPLDSEGREVSLSNYLRIAWIKEGVKIIADTPWGVGYGRTAFGHALAKRYPEDNPRLGAHSHSGIIDWTIGTGWLGLILWLGFVGVGMKQGVKKYVAWSDPAALMLLFVVTGYFSRSLVDSNIRDHMLEQFMFLYGFFYALCCWGLEAPLAVTGAKDTHE; encoded by the coding sequence ATGCAAGGTATTCGCCGCTATTGGTTGTTTGTACTGTTGGCAACGCTGCTGTTTGTATGGTCCATCGGCAATACGGTGGCACTACGTAACCTGTTGATCGGCCTCATCCTTCTGGGATTGCTCCCCCTGGCCAAGGCTAGTCTAGGCTATTTCAGAGAAATCAAAGCAGGGGCCCCCTGGGGATGGTTTCTGGCCGTCACCGCCTGGTTGGTGTTGCAAGCCCTGTTCATTTCTCCGGAAACAAACTGGGCCTTGACCAATATCCGGGGCCAATGGATTAAAGCCGCCCTTTGCCTGTTTCTGGGCTACGGGGTGGTCTTTTGGGGAAAGGAAAAAGGTTTCAGTCGGGGCACCCTTTGCCTGGTGGTGGCCGGAGCCTTGGGGGTGGAATGCCTGGCCCACGCCCTGGATTCTCTATGGCTGTGGTGGCAACAAGGCGTACCGCCCTTGTCCGTTTCCCGGGTGACCGGTTCCAAGGAACGGATCAGCTACGTCAATAATCTGTTCTTTTCCATTCTGGCGGCTGAGGTGGTGGCCCGTCTGAATGGCACACCGCGCCTGCTGCCCGTGAGCCGCAAATGGGTGGTATTCGGGTTGGTGGTGGTCTATTTCAATTCCTGGGTGATCGGCGCCAGAAATGGGGAAATCGGGGCCCTTGCCCTGACTGTTTCCGCCGCTTTTTTGGTTTTGATTGCCCAACGGCATCGTCTGGGAACGAAGCGTCTGGGGGCGGTACTGGCGGGATTGCTGGTCTTTCTTTCGGCTCTCGGTTACCTGGGTTACAAGAGCGATGGGCGGTGGAATACCTTGTGGGAGCAAGCCCAGATCGGTTGGCAGACCGATACCTACCGGTTTTGGCTGAATGCCCAAAAATATCCCCGGCCTTTGGATAGCGAGGGTCGGGAAGTCAGCCTGTCTAACTACCTGCGCATTGCCTGGATTAAGGAAGGGGTAAAAATCATCGCCGATACCCCCTGGGGGGTTGGCTACGGCCGTACCGCTTTTGGTCACGCTCTGGCCAAGCGTTACCCTGAGGACAATCCCCGTCTGGGTGCCCATTCCCATAGCGGCATTATCGACTGGACCATTGGCACCGGCTGGCTTGGCCTGATTTTGTGGCTGGGGTTTGTCGGGGTAGGGATGAAACAGGGGGTGAAGAAATATGTGGCCTGGTCCGATCCGGCGGCCTTGATGCTGCTGTTTGTGGTGACCGGGTATTTCTCCCGTTCCCTGGTGGATAGCAATATTCGGGACCACATGCTGGAGCAGTTCATGTTCCTCTATGGGTTCTTCTATGCCCTGTGTTGTTGGGGGCTGGAGGCTCCCCTGGCTGTGACAGGGGCGAAGGACACCCATGAGTGA
- a CDS encoding glycosyltransferase family 9 protein has product MSEPIAASVMASLLPHAKVLVIRKDNIGDLVCTTPMIRALRQHFPHIHLAALVNSYNGPVLRGNPDLDAVHVYTKAKHRQADESLLGVYWRRLALMGRLRWLDYDLAILANCSFVASSLGLARQMGPKRILGFSNGSNPRLEARLTDPVPYHPDPQEHEVERLAKLLVPLGIPEPMPAARVYADEALLLRQRERLNEAWGSFPRPPIAIHISARKVPQRWPAERFVALMRALYQERGERFMLFWSPGEENNPLHPGDDGKAREILAALSDVPVQPCPTARLEELIAGLACCGAMVCSDGGAMHLGAGLGLPIVCFFGNSDARKWHPWGVPYELLQADSQDVNDISVAQALEAYSRLQGRLA; this is encoded by the coding sequence ATGAGTGAGCCGATTGCCGCAAGCGTAATGGCCTCCTTATTGCCCCACGCCAAAGTTCTGGTCATCCGTAAAGACAATATCGGGGACCTGGTGTGTACCACCCCCATGATTCGCGCCCTGCGCCAGCATTTTCCCCACATTCATCTGGCAGCTTTAGTGAACAGCTATAACGGGCCGGTGCTGCGAGGGAATCCGGATCTGGATGCGGTGCATGTCTACACCAAGGCCAAGCATCGCCAGGCCGATGAGTCTCTATTGGGGGTTTATTGGCGGCGTTTGGCCTTGATGGGGCGCTTACGCTGGCTGGACTATGACTTGGCCATCCTGGCCAACTGTTCCTTCGTTGCCTCCTCCCTGGGGCTGGCGCGACAGATGGGCCCTAAACGTATCCTGGGGTTTTCCAACGGCAGCAATCCCCGTCTGGAAGCTCGGCTCACGGACCCGGTGCCCTACCATCCCGATCCCCAGGAACACGAAGTAGAACGTTTGGCAAAGCTCCTGGTGCCTCTGGGCATTCCCGAGCCCATGCCCGCAGCCCGGGTGTATGCGGATGAAGCCCTCTTGTTGCGGCAGCGGGAACGCCTGAACGAAGCCTGGGGCTCGTTTCCCCGACCGCCGATAGCCATCCATATCAGCGCCCGCAAGGTTCCCCAGCGTTGGCCGGCGGAACGCTTCGTCGCACTGATGCGGGCTCTGTACCAGGAGCGGGGGGAGCGTTTCATGCTCTTCTGGTCCCCGGGGGAGGAAAACAACCCTTTGCATCCGGGGGATGACGGCAAGGCCCGGGAAATACTGGCGGCCTTGTCGGACGTTCCGGTGCAGCCCTGTCCCACGGCCCGTTTGGAAGAATTGATTGCTGGCCTGGCCTGCTGCGGCGCCATGGTCTGCTCCGATGGCGGAGCCATGCACCTGGGGGCCGGGTTGGGCCTGCCCATCGTCTGCTTTTTTGGCAATTCGGATGCCCGCAAATGGCATCCCTGGGGCGTACCCTACGAGTTACTCCAGGCGGATAGCCAGGACGTCAATGACATTTCCGTGGCCCAGGCCCTGGAGGCCTATAGTCGGTTGCAGGGACGCCTGGCTTAA
- a CDS encoding divergent PAP2 family protein: MAYALTPFLAWLIAGGLKFCINSIKSGRLAFGLIGYGGLPSNHSAIVSSTAALIAFKEGIQHPAFGVALTLAFIVMLDANSLRRQVGKQAAAINRLTPESDTPLRERMGHSRVEIGAGILVGVGVAWVMQRLF, from the coding sequence GTGGCCTATGCCCTGACGCCCTTCCTTGCCTGGCTTATCGCCGGCGGCCTGAAATTCTGCATCAACAGCATCAAGTCCGGACGGCTTGCCTTCGGCCTGATCGGTTACGGCGGCCTGCCCAGCAATCACAGCGCCATCGTGAGTAGCACCGCCGCCCTCATCGCCTTCAAGGAAGGCATCCAGCACCCCGCCTTTGGCGTTGCACTGACCCTGGCCTTCATCGTCATGCTGGACGCCAACAGCCTGCGCCGTCAGGTGGGCAAACAAGCCGCCGCCATCAACCGGCTCACCCCGGAGAGCGACACCCCCCTACGGGAACGGATGGGGCACAGCCGGGTAGAAATCGGCGCGGGCATCCTGGTGGGAGTAGGGGTGGCCTGGGTGATGCAGCGCCTGTTTTAA
- a CDS encoding polysaccharide biosynthesis protein, with protein sequence MTTLVPQLLQQLHDRILSWPRFWKRGAVVVADLILLPLAFWSAEVLRFDSFHADVAGYGMLTLAAPLFAVPVFVVLGLYHAVVRFMGDKALLTVVSGVTASVLMLMSLAALTHTQGLSRGVFGIYWCLAILYVGASRFLARSYLLRLDRHRRDRRKVAIYGAGNAGAQLALAFASGNEYQVIAFFDDKKDIQGARIAGAKVYSPEDIAKVVADKDIGQILLAMPSAPRATISTILQRLEPLGITLKTMPSLAELASGKVDVSMLREVDIEDLLGREPIVPDQGLLTRRVTGKSVLVTGAGGSIGSELCRQIAALAPRRLVLLELSEYALYAIDQELQAWRAKTGNSALELVPVLGSALDQERMTDLLRQYEVATVYHAAAYKHVPIVEHNPAAGVRNNVQGTLRMARAAQSARVETFVLISTDKAVRPTNVMGASKRLAELVLQALAAEGGQTCFTMVRFGNVLGSSGSVVPLFRRQIKAGGPITLTHPDITRFFMTIPEAAQLVIQASALAAGGEVFVLDMGDPVRILDLARRMVHLSGLAVRDAQCPDGDIEIRITGLRPGEKLYEELLIGGDVQPTRHPRILRLQEHMLSWQQLVPLLERVDGACNGHTPAPLKAALKAAVEEYSPRDE encoded by the coding sequence TTGACTACCCTGGTCCCCCAACTCCTGCAGCAACTCCACGACCGTATCCTTTCCTGGCCCCGTTTCTGGAAGCGGGGCGCGGTGGTGGTGGCGGATCTCATTCTGCTCCCCCTGGCCTTCTGGAGCGCCGAGGTACTCCGCTTCGATTCATTTCATGCCGACGTGGCCGGGTACGGCATGCTGACCCTGGCCGCGCCCCTCTTCGCCGTGCCCGTATTCGTGGTTTTGGGGCTCTACCATGCGGTGGTGCGCTTCATGGGGGACAAGGCGCTACTTACCGTGGTTTCCGGAGTCACCGCCTCGGTCCTCATGCTCATGTCCCTGGCCGCCCTGACCCACACCCAGGGGCTTTCCCGTGGCGTCTTCGGCATTTACTGGTGCCTTGCCATTCTCTATGTAGGCGCCAGCCGTTTCCTGGCCCGTAGCTATTTGCTGCGCCTGGACCGGCACCGGCGGGACCGGCGCAAAGTAGCCATCTACGGAGCGGGCAATGCGGGAGCCCAACTGGCCCTGGCCTTTGCTTCTGGCAACGAATATCAGGTGATTGCCTTTTTTGACGACAAAAAGGACATTCAAGGCGCCCGAATCGCGGGGGCCAAGGTGTATAGCCCAGAGGACATCGCCAAAGTGGTGGCGGACAAGGATATTGGCCAGATTCTACTGGCCATGCCGTCTGCCCCCCGGGCCACCATCAGCACCATTCTGCAACGCCTGGAACCCCTGGGAATCACCCTGAAAACCATGCCCAGTCTGGCTGAACTAGCCAGCGGCAAGGTGGATGTGTCCATGCTGCGGGAGGTGGATATCGAAGATCTACTGGGGCGGGAACCCATCGTGCCGGACCAAGGCTTGCTGACCCGCCGGGTAACGGGCAAGTCGGTGCTGGTGACCGGGGCCGGCGGCTCCATCGGCAGCGAGCTCTGCCGCCAGATCGCCGCCCTGGCGCCCCGCCGTCTGGTGCTGTTGGAATTGAGTGAATACGCCCTCTATGCCATCGATCAGGAACTGCAAGCCTGGCGGGCCAAAACGGGCAACTCCGCCCTGGAACTGGTACCGGTGCTGGGCTCGGCCCTGGATCAGGAGCGCATGACTGACCTGCTGCGCCAGTACGAGGTGGCCACGGTCTATCACGCGGCAGCCTACAAGCATGTGCCCATCGTGGAACACAATCCGGCCGCCGGGGTGCGCAACAACGTCCAGGGCACCCTGCGTATGGCCCGGGCCGCCCAGAGCGCCAGGGTGGAAACCTTTGTGCTCATTTCTACGGACAAGGCGGTGCGCCCCACCAATGTGATGGGGGCCAGCAAGCGCCTCGCGGAACTGGTGCTTCAAGCCCTGGCGGCGGAAGGCGGCCAGACCTGTTTCACCATGGTGCGTTTCGGCAACGTCCTCGGCTCCTCCGGCTCCGTGGTGCCCCTGTTCCGGCGCCAGATCAAGGCCGGTGGCCCCATTACCCTGACCCACCCGGACATTACCCGCTTTTTCATGACCATCCCGGAAGCCGCCCAGCTGGTCATCCAAGCCAGCGCCCTGGCGGCAGGTGGCGAGGTGTTTGTGCTAGATATGGGAGACCCGGTGCGCATTCTGGATCTGGCCCGGCGCATGGTGCACCTCTCCGGTCTGGCGGTACGGGACGCCCAATGCCCGGACGGGGACATCGAAATCCGCATTACCGGCCTGCGCCCCGGGGAAAAGCTCTACGAAGAGTTGCTGATCGGCGGCGATGTACAGCCTACCCGTCATCCCCGCATCCTGCGCCTGCAAGAACACATGCTGTCCTGGCAACAACTGGTCCCCCTGCTGGAACGGGTGGACGGCGCCTGCAATGGCCACACCCCGGCCCCCCTGAAGGCAGCCCTGAAGGCGGCCGTCGAAGAATATTCCCCCCGGGACGAATAG
- a CDS encoding sugar transferase: MSKRLFDLVCAALGLLLLSPLFLVLALWIKWDSPGPVFFRQTRVGRQGVPFAIHKFRSMGPDAEARGLQITVGADPRITHSGAFIRRYKLDELPQLLDVLVGTMSLVGPRPEVPRYVQCYSEEDRRIVLSVRPGITDLASIEFRDENGLLSGAADPEKAYVEDILPVKLAHYRRYVAERSFWGDIAIILKTIKLCLFR, translated from the coding sequence ATGAGCAAACGCCTTTTTGACCTTGTCTGCGCCGCCCTGGGGTTATTGCTGCTTAGCCCCCTGTTTCTCGTTTTGGCGCTGTGGATCAAATGGGATTCCCCCGGGCCGGTGTTTTTTCGCCAGACCCGGGTCGGACGCCAGGGCGTCCCCTTCGCCATCCATAAATTCCGCAGCATGGGACCGGACGCGGAAGCCCGGGGACTGCAAATTACCGTGGGCGCGGACCCCCGCATTACCCATAGTGGGGCCTTCATTCGGCGTTACAAGCTGGACGAATTACCCCAGCTCCTAGACGTGCTGGTCGGGACCATGAGTCTGGTAGGGCCTCGCCCCGAGGTGCCCCGTTACGTCCAATGCTATTCGGAAGAGGATCGGCGCATCGTTTTATCCGTCAGGCCCGGCATCACCGACCTTGCCTCCATTGAATTCCGAGACGAAAATGGCCTCCTTTCCGGGGCCGCCGATCCGGAAAAAGCCTATGTGGAAGACATTCTCCCCGTGAAATTGGCCCACTACCGCCGCTATGTGGCGGAGCGAAGCTTCTGGGGCGATATCGCCATCATCCTCAAAACCATCAAGCTGTGCCTTTTCCGTTGA
- a CDS encoding DegT/DnrJ/EryC1/StrS family aminotransferase, whose translation MTTPAFLPFAVPDIGDEEINEVVDSLRSGWITTGPKTKRFETDFAAYLGGNVEAIAVNSATAGLHLALEALGIGPGDEVITVSHTFTATAEVIRYMGAHPRFVDIDPATYCLDPRLLEAAITPATKAIIPVHYAGRSTHMGPILEIARKHGLKVVEDAAHALPTTCGGQLIGTLGSDATVFSFYATKTLATGEGGMLVTRHPEIAKRARVMRLHGIDRDAFDRYRSSKPAWHYQVIAPGFKYNMTDMAAALGIHQLRKVETFQARRQAIAQHYHQAFADLPVILPPDAATGDRHAWHLYALCLKPEAPLGRDAFIQGMADRCIGCSVHYIPLHQHPYWRDTYQLRPEDFPHTQRLYEGEVSLPIYTRMGDGDVERVVDAVRSLLAP comes from the coding sequence ATGACGACTCCTGCTTTTCTCCCCTTCGCCGTACCGGATATCGGGGACGAAGAAATCAATGAAGTGGTGGATTCCCTACGCTCTGGCTGGATTACCACCGGGCCTAAGACCAAGCGTTTCGAAACTGATTTCGCCGCCTATCTGGGTGGCAATGTGGAGGCAATTGCGGTCAACTCGGCAACCGCTGGGCTGCATCTAGCATTGGAAGCCCTGGGGATCGGCCCAGGGGACGAGGTTATTACCGTCTCCCACACCTTTACCGCCACAGCGGAGGTAATCCGCTACATGGGGGCCCATCCCCGGTTTGTGGATATTGATCCGGCCACCTATTGCCTGGACCCCCGGTTATTGGAAGCGGCCATCACCCCGGCCACCAAGGCCATTATTCCGGTCCATTACGCCGGTCGCAGCACCCACATGGGCCCTATTCTGGAAATTGCCCGCAAGCACGGGCTGAAAGTGGTGGAAGACGCCGCACACGCCCTGCCCACCACCTGTGGTGGGCAATTGATTGGCACCCTGGGCAGTGACGCCACGGTATTCAGCTTTTATGCCACCAAAACCCTGGCCACCGGGGAGGGGGGCATGCTGGTCACCCGTCATCCGGAAATTGCCAAGCGGGCCCGGGTGATGCGCCTGCACGGTATCGACCGGGATGCTTTTGACCGTTACCGCTCCAGCAAACCCGCCTGGCACTATCAGGTCATCGCCCCCGGGTTCAAATACAACATGACCGACATGGCGGCCGCCCTGGGCATCCACCAATTGCGCAAGGTGGAGACCTTTCAGGCACGCCGCCAGGCCATTGCCCAGCATTACCACCAGGCCTTTGCCGACCTGCCCGTGATCCTGCCGCCGGACGCCGCCACCGGGGATCGCCACGCCTGGCACCTCTATGCCCTGTGTCTTAAGCCGGAAGCGCCCCTGGGGCGGGATGCCTTTATCCAGGGGATGGCTGACCGGTGTATCGGGTGCAGCGTCCATTACATTCCCCTGCACCAGCATCCTTACTGGCGGGACACCTACCAGCTGCGACCGGAGGATTTTCCCCACACCCAACGGCTCTATGAAGGGGAGGTCAGCCTGCCCATCTACACCCGCATGGGGGATGGGGACGTGGAACGGGTGGTGGATGCTGTCCGCAGTCTGCTGGCCCCATGA
- a CDS encoding glycosyltransferase family 2 protein has translation MPLPFVSVIIPARNESRFIEACLGSILDNDYPREKLEILVVDGQSEDDTRSRVSKASEATPLIRLLDNPHRTVPYAMNIGIRAAKGEVIIRMDAHAHYDRHYIPLLVEWLEKLQADNVGGVWITHPGAHTREAQAVAAVLSHPFGIGNAHYRLGIDAPMEVDTVPFGCYRREVFERIGLYDERFTRNQDDELNARLKRHGGKIYLIPGIRIDYYARERMGKMATMLYQYGYFKPLVGLVVGKPATLRQFAPPLFVMALLGLPLAGLVWAPLWYLWGAMVVAHSALNLRYSLKLARERGLSLVPWLFRGFLTAHLAYGWGYLRGIVDFAIRRKHRQAGAVNIGLSR, from the coding sequence ATGCCTCTACCCTTTGTGTCCGTCATCATCCCCGCCCGGAATGAGTCCCGGTTTATTGAAGCATGTCTAGGTTCCATTCTGGATAACGACTATCCCCGGGAAAAACTGGAAATTCTGGTGGTAGATGGGCAAAGCGAGGACGATACCCGGTCCCGGGTAAGCAAGGCAAGCGAAGCCACCCCCCTCATCCGCCTGTTGGATAACCCCCACCGCACCGTGCCCTACGCCATGAATATCGGCATTCGGGCCGCGAAAGGGGAGGTCATTATCCGCATGGATGCCCATGCCCACTATGATCGGCACTACATCCCCCTATTGGTGGAGTGGCTGGAGAAATTACAGGCGGATAACGTGGGGGGGGTATGGATCACCCATCCCGGGGCCCATACCCGGGAGGCCCAGGCCGTAGCCGCCGTCCTTTCTCATCCCTTTGGCATTGGCAATGCCCACTACCGGCTGGGTATTGATGCCCCCATGGAAGTGGACACGGTGCCTTTCGGCTGTTACCGGCGGGAAGTTTTCGAACGCATTGGCCTTTACGACGAGCGCTTTACCCGCAATCAGGACGATGAGTTGAATGCCCGCCTCAAGCGGCATGGGGGAAAAATCTATCTGATTCCCGGCATTCGCATCGACTACTACGCTAGAGAGCGTATGGGGAAAATGGCCACCATGCTCTACCAGTACGGCTATTTCAAGCCCCTGGTGGGCCTGGTGGTTGGCAAACCGGCGACGCTTCGGCAGTTCGCTCCGCCCCTGTTTGTGATGGCCTTGCTCGGTCTGCCCCTGGCCGGACTGGTCTGGGCACCGCTTTGGTATCTCTGGGGGGCCATGGTAGTGGCCCACAGTGCCTTGAACCTGCGCTATTCCCTCAAGCTAGCCAGGGAAAGGGGGTTATCCTTGGTGCCCTGGCTGTTTCGCGGTTTTCTCACCGCCCATCTGGCCTATGGCTGGGGCTACCTGCGCGGTATTGTGGATTTTGCCATTCGGCGCAAGCACCGCCAGGCCGGGGCGGTTAACATTGGGCTTTCCCGCTAG
- a CDS encoding acyltransferase family protein, translating into MNTSNKNLDIEVLRGFAILFVLFHHRVWLLPGGKWAYLDNYITFWGGVDLFLVISGFVIGRGLLKNWQRAETPIVFMCQMGAFWIRRAWRIWPIASLWMLIPLIGSILFGQELWGKVAPNITTVASILTGTQNVHAYLGENGFVDRGSLAYVPYWSLSLEEQFYLLFPVILFALMGGRKRLLAPILILLIALQLFAPRAVWSLAWALRSDALLFGVLIAYSLHNQNIRKIWEPTFLDNSPLRWVILPAILILIAIYSAGKVVPFSTGAVALLSAILVWIASYNKSYLFPLGVLKKVLVYVGGRSYSIYLVHMNVFFATRELWSHLLPPGVEADGRYTLRFLVTAIPLVFVLSEISYRFVETPLREKGRKIAESYLSRHLPALVADK; encoded by the coding sequence ATGAATACATCAAATAAAAATCTTGATATAGAAGTTTTGCGGGGGTTCGCAATTCTGTTTGTTCTGTTCCACCATAGGGTTTGGTTGCTGCCCGGTGGGAAATGGGCGTACCTAGATAACTACATTACATTTTGGGGCGGCGTTGATTTATTCCTGGTTATTTCTGGTTTTGTGATTGGTAGAGGGCTACTAAAGAATTGGCAAAGAGCAGAAACGCCGATTGTATTTATGTGCCAAATGGGAGCCTTTTGGATTCGGCGAGCATGGCGAATATGGCCTATTGCCAGCCTGTGGATGCTTATTCCATTAATTGGCAGCATCCTTTTTGGGCAAGAGCTGTGGGGAAAGGTTGCTCCAAATATTACGACGGTGGCATCAATTTTGACGGGGACGCAAAATGTTCATGCATATCTGGGGGAGAATGGCTTCGTTGACAGGGGATCGCTAGCTTACGTGCCCTACTGGAGCCTATCTCTGGAGGAACAATTCTATTTGCTATTCCCGGTAATACTTTTTGCTCTGATGGGGGGGCGAAAGCGTTTGCTGGCTCCAATTCTGATTCTTTTGATCGCCTTGCAATTATTTGCTCCTCGGGCGGTATGGTCCTTGGCCTGGGCCTTGCGGAGCGATGCGCTGTTGTTTGGGGTGTTAATTGCCTATAGTTTGCATAACCAGAATATTAGGAAAATATGGGAGCCGACATTCTTGGATAACTCCCCCCTGCGTTGGGTGATTCTTCCTGCCATATTAATTTTGATTGCAATATATTCTGCGGGTAAGGTTGTGCCTTTTTCGACGGGCGCGGTGGCCCTGTTATCGGCAATTTTGGTTTGGATTGCGTCTTATAATAAATCTTACCTATTTCCTTTGGGTGTATTGAAAAAGGTGTTGGTCTATGTGGGGGGGCGTTCCTATTCAATTTACTTGGTGCATATGAATGTTTTTTTTGCTACGCGGGAACTCTGGTCACATCTGCTTCCCCCGGGGGTTGAGGCTGATGGCCGCTATACGCTACGATTTTTGGTAACTGCGATACCCTTGGTTTTTGTTTTGTCCGAAATAAGCTATCGGTTTGTAGAAACGCCCCTTCGAGAAAAGGGCAGAAAAATAGCCGAAAGTTACCTGTCTAGGCATCTTCCGGCTCTTGTGGCGGATAAGTGA
- a CDS encoding glycosyltransferase family 9 protein codes for MDTAIPRLYPDGATIDFFCGNAGAAEFLSLLRPQSTVITFDHKRKSPGYIFKFFLNLRRYKYKSAYLGVGISPLYPLLLSLLAGIPDVHWEGINPILAMLGVKCHVPRPGHRVQRNLGLVGIQENISPESWPIPRIPRGYLPSFPDSDGLTAWLGNSPLLIIHPGSSAQQSATKRPDPLVLKSVEEGVSHWSGAWKIIRVFGPDEVNLIPLFPETPSARNLKIEGVGEILAVLARGNALIAGDSGYGHLATAVDLPVITLAGPTDVNSTKPWTSRGFVLRSRDHLDCMPCYETPNFYSCPYENRCMRSISASDIILTLKQLTHDAN; via the coding sequence ATTTTTATCCCTGCTGCGCCCCCAATCCACCGTCATTACCTTTGACCACAAACGGAAATCTCCTGGCTATATTTTCAAATTCTTTCTCAACTTAAGGCGCTATAAATATAAATCCGCCTATTTAGGGGTGGGGATCAGCCCACTCTACCCTCTTTTGCTCTCCCTACTGGCAGGCATTCCAGACGTGCATTGGGAGGGAATAAATCCCATCCTAGCCATGCTGGGGGTGAAATGTCATGTGCCCCGGCCGGGCCACCGGGTTCAACGCAACCTCGGATTGGTGGGAATCCAAGAAAACATCTCTCCCGAATCCTGGCCTATTCCCCGCATTCCTCGGGGTTACTTGCCTTCTTTCCCGGATAGCGATGGGTTAACAGCATGGCTGGGGAATAGCCCCCTATTGATTATCCATCCCGGCTCCAGCGCCCAACAAAGCGCCACTAAACGCCCTGATCCGTTAGTGCTTAAATCTGTAGAGGAAGGGGTAAGCCATTGGAGTGGCGCCTGGAAAATTATTAGAGTATTTGGTCCAGACGAGGTGAATTTGATCCCCCTATTTCCAGAAACCCCAAGTGCCCGCAACTTAAAAATAGAAGGGGTTGGAGAAATATTAGCCGTACTTGCCCGGGGCAATGCCCTCATTGCAGGGGATAGTGGTTATGGTCACCTAGCAACAGCCGTTGATTTGCCGGTAATCACCTTGGCTGGGCCTACGGACGTCAATAGCACTAAGCCTTGGACTTCCAGGGGATTTGTGCTGCGCAGCCGAGACCATTTAGATTGCATGCCCTGCTACGAAACCCCCAATTTTTATTCCTGTCCCTACGAAAATCGGTGTATGCGTAGTATTTCGGCAAGCGATATTATTCTCACATTAAAGCAACTGACCCATGACGCGAATTAG